The Benincasa hispida cultivar B227 chromosome 9, ASM972705v1, whole genome shotgun sequence genome has a segment encoding these proteins:
- the LOC120084627 gene encoding protein HUA2-LIKE 2-like yields the protein MAPSRRKGAGKAAVAAASRRQWKVGDLVLAKVKGFPAWPATVSEPEKWGYSADWKKVLVYFFGTQQIAFCNPADVEAFTEEKKQSLLVKRQGKGADFVRAVQEIIDCHEKLKECDNNDEIISSDDVARVNGGSVVDSSANVGSKDETEAPVANNDNLQSNNSLSSRDTSEPVLPLKFVLASAQGNSLLDKEARRDESTGAAASEQPFPACTSSRKRSGGSRLKSSVTKRNVSVQRSRSSSRVESRRLQHLAIPFGSGDIVANNIPEELLRRNKRNRKSPDGSDCDDATSEALVSNVSIEDNASEIVTADSDTYSLNECSTIDSGCKFEHSETAVECLERDVEFGKGLDLHIKAVVIKKKRKPMRKRVINDASEDNVGAQDREEILEAVVDNSNHCLQNDCENKAERSSKEDGDEHLPLVKRARVRMSKVSSSEECKRHSDTEEQNQKGAVAINLTGKVGSYSYSADGSNDRGLDTANSGPNYASPSKVCTQFSANWSQICNYKKDQLFCCSVDGESVLPPSKRLHRALEAMSANVAEEDQAAAETAVSMRTSTNGCIITSTCCSSHFSMEIKDGNCLGLQSRTFHDDPSEMKDELLSTSVNQMITEENGKTPLKVDFGQPDQNSQNQRHDFKDDVIVEGGENHIDVADYCDSQLGCHSDRTVVHVNSVKKESPREPADIRSNCGEMDQLPPLEDQGNTDTAGPHIVISENPDGDLESSENSRMVCGLVAGPNDIAKLSHQNGFDEVKCGADDIMIAKSPSLKPAVAENCEENMLDVKEFNSRDLVNNQTSPFSGDHVVQKDASEVRSSLSVAGTDNSLTVDSVDPVSISDRRSLLQNSIILSPNFQKKSLGTLLEEVKFESSTTLKLKPMGKDVEARAALSSFEAMLGNLTRTKDSIGRATRVAIECAKLGFGPKVVEVLTRTLDMESSLHKKLDLFFLIDSITQSSQNLKGNLADIYPPAIQLVLSRLLAAVAPPGSNAQENRKQCIKVLRLWSQRGVLPEPIVRQHMRELESLSGSSSVGAYSRRSSRTERSLDDPLREMEGMLVDEYGSNSSFQIPGFCMPRMLKDGDEGSDSDGGSFEAVTPEHTSQACEEFESVPVMEKRRHILEDVDGELEMEDVAPPCEVEISSSNSVVVNAVEAVDNKFEQHFPPPMAPPLPQDVPPSCPPLPSSPPPQPPPLPPSFSRSDSCASDFELDRSYMETNNVQDHSMQPVAQSSNASGTTQRTSDAAHYPASSNASGITQRTSDAVQYPASERRDLQMQIPESTSRSFSNIPGRVLNNGQRDDSTALHNKGYPLRPPHPPPPQDQFTYVHGDHRMKPRWDDPPASYSSRFRYADDTDSECFYNDHERMRHYSYEPHENWRLPQPFYGSRYHDRGRTSYGPVSCGGTPCEPTRLHSQRWRFPSRDINSRNSMPYRQPYEGPVRVSNRESPFSSSSSSSNSDHKSSKRCKKMGASQSVAEKSIHEFTVKDFKGKDVDLSVYKGKVLLVVNVASKCGFTDSNYSQLTDLYNRYRDRDFEILAFPCNQFLKQEPGTSQDAQEFACTRYKAEYPIFQKVRVNGPDTAPVYKFLKANSNGFLGSRIKWNFTKFLVDKEGVVIDRYGPTINPSAIEGDIKKALGAA from the exons ATGGCACCGAGTCGAAGAAAGGGTGCCGGTAAAGCCGCTGTGGCTGCCGCCTCTCGCCGGCAGTGGAAAGTTGGGGATCTTGTACTGGCTAAAGTGAAAGGATTCCCTGCTTGGCCTGCTACG GTGAGCGAGCCAGAGAAATGGGGTTATTCGGCCGATTGGAAGAAAGTTCTTGTCTATTTCTTTGGAACCCAGCAGAT AGCTTTTTGTAACCCTGCTGATGTTGAGGCATTTACTGAAGAGAAGAAGCAATCTCTTTTGGTTAAACGTCAAGGAAAGGGAGCTGATTTTGTTCGTGCTGTACAGGAGATCATAGATTGTCACGAGAAGTTAAAAGAATGTGATAATAATGATGAGATTATTTCATCTGATGATGTAGCTCGAGTAAATGGGGGCAGTGTTGTAGATTCATCTGCCAACGTAGGATCAAAAGACGAAACAGAAGCTCCTGTAGCTAATAATGACAATCTGCAGTCAAATAATTCACTTTCTTCTAGAGACACGAGTGAACCAGTTCTacctttaaaatttgttttggCTAGTGCACAAGGTAATTCTTTGCTTGATAAAGAGGCCCGGCGGGATGAATCTACTGGTGCTGCTGCTTCCGAGCAACCCTTTCCTGCTTGTACCTCCTCAAGGAAAAGGTCGGGAGGATCAAGATTAAAAAGCTCTGTCACAAAGAGAAATGTATCTGTTCAGAGATCTAGAAGCTCATCTAGGGTGGAGTCACGCAGATTACAACACTTGGCAATCCCATTTGGTAGTGGGGACATAGTGGCCAATAACATTCCTGAAGAGTTATTGAGACGGAATAAGCGAAATAGAAAATCACCTGATGGATCTGACTGTGATGATGCAACTTCAGAAGCTTTGGTTTCAAATGTCAGCATTGAAGACAATGCTTCTGAAATTGTTACAGCCGACTCTGATACCTATAGCCTGAATGAATGCAGCACTATTGATTCTGGGTGTAAATTTGAACACTCTGAGACTGCTGTGGAGTGTTTGGAGAGAGATGTTGAGTTTGGCAAAGGACTTGATCTCCATATAAAGGCTGTTGTCATCAAGAAGAAAAGGAAGCCAATGAGAAAACGAGTGATCAATGATGCATCTGAAGATAATGTAGGTGCTCAAGACAGGGAGGAGATTTTGGAAGCTGTGGTGGATAACTCTAATCATTGTTTACAAAACGATTGTGAAAATAAGGCAGAAAGGTCTTCCAAAGAAGATGGTGATGAACATCTTCCATTAGTGAAACGAGCGAGAGTTCGAATGAGCAAAGTATCATCTTCCGAAGAATGTAAAAGACATTCAGATACAGAAGAACAGAATCAAAAGGGAGCAGTAGCTATCAATCTCACTGGGAAAGTTGGCAGTTATTCATACTCTGCTGATGGCAGTAATGATAGAGGCTTGGATACAGCAAACAGTGGTCCCAATTACGCATCACCTTCTAAGGTTTGCACTCAATTCTCTGCAAATTGGTCTCAGATTTGTAATTATAAGAAAGACCAATTGTTTTGTTGCTCAGTTGATGGTGAATCTGTTTTACCACCATCAAAACGCCTCCACCGTGCTTTGGAGGCCATGTCAGCTAATGTGGCTGAAGAAGATCAGGCCGCTGCTGAAACCGCTGTGTCAATGCGAACTTCTACGAATGGGTGCATCATAACTTCTACATGTTGTTCCTCTCATTTCTCAATGGAAATCAAAGATGGCAATTGCTTAGGGCTGCAGAGTAGAACTTTTCATGATGACCCCTCTGAAATGAAAGATGAACTACTCTCTACCAGTGTGAATCAAATGATCACTgaggaaaatggaaaaacacCTCTAAAAGTAGACTTTGGTCAACCAGATCAAAATTCGCAGAATCAACGACATGATTTTAAGGATGATGTCATAGTGGAAGGTGGGGAAAATCATATTGATGTTGCAGATTATTGTGATTCACAATTAGGTTGTCATTCAGATAGAACGGTAGTTCATGTTAATAGTGTTAAAAAGGAGTCTCCTAGAGAACCAGCTGATATCAGATCTAACTGTGGTGAAATGGATCAGTTGCCTCCTCTGGAAGACCAAGGCAACACCGATACTGCTGGTCCACATATTGTTATATCTGAAAATCCTGATGGTGATTTGGAATCTTCAGAGAACAGTAGGATGGTTTGTGGACTTGTTGCTGGGCCCAATGATATCGCTAAGCTTTCACATCAGAATGGATTTGATGAAGTGAAGTGTGGTGCAGATGACATCATGATTGCTAAGTCCCCGTCCCTGAAGCCTGCAGTTGCTGAAAATTGTGAAGAGAACAT GCTTGATGTGAAAGAGTTCAACAGTAGAGATCTGGTGAACAATCAAACATCTCCCTTTTCTGGTGATCATGTTGTTCAAAAAGATGCGTCAGAAGTACGGTCCAGTCTGTCTGTTGCAGGCACAGATAATTCTCTTACAGTGGATTCAGTTGATCCTGTTTCTATTTCAGATAGGCGTAGTCTTCTACAGAATAGTATCATTCTTAGtcctaattttcaaaagaaaagtttGGGTACCCTTTTGGAGGAAGTTAAATTTGAATCTTCAACGACTCTAAAATTAAAACCTATGGGCAAGGATGTTGAAGCACGTGCTGCTCTTTCATCCTTTGAAGCCATGCTTGGGAACTTGACTAGGACAAAGGATAGCATTGGTCGAGCAACACGCGTAGCTATTGAATGTGCAAAGTTGGGTTTTGGCCCTAAg GTGGTTGAAGTCCTCACTCGGACTTTGGACATGGAATCAAGCTTGCATAAGAAGTTGGACCtgttctttcttattgattcAATCACACAGAGCTCTCAAAATCTAAAAG GCAATCTTGCTGATATTTACCCCCCAGCCATCCAGTTGGTGCTCTCACGACTCCTGGCTGCTGTTGCTCCTCCTGGAAGCAATGCGCAGGAAAATCGGAAACAGTGCATTAAG GTTTTAAGGCTTTGGTCACAGAGAGGGGTCCTTCCAGAACCAATAGTTCGTCAACATATGCGAGAACTGGAATCACTCAGTGGCTCATCATCCGTTGGTGCCTACTCTCGGCGTTCATCCAGAACAGAGCGGTCATTAGATGATCCTCTCAGGGAAATGGAGGGCATGCTTGTTGATGAATATGGAAG CAATTCGAGTTTTCAAATTCCTGGTTTCTGCATGCCTCGAATGCTTAAGGACGGAGATGAGGGAAGTGATTCTGATGGTGGGAGTTTTGAGGCTGTTACTCCAGAGCATACATCTCAAGCTTGTGAAGAATTTGAGTCTGTTCCTGTTATGGAGAAACGTAGGCATATTCTGGAAGATGTTGATGGCGAGCTTGAAATGGAAGATGTTGCTCCCCCTTGTGAAGTTGAAATTAGTTCCTCTAATTCCGTAGTTGTTAATGCCGTTGAGGCTGTGGATAATAAGTTTGAGCAGCATTTTCCTCCACCTATGGCTCCTCCACTACCTCAAGATGTGCCACCATCGTGCCCACCACTTCCATCATCCCCTCCTCCCCAGCCTCCGCCTTTGCCCCCTTCATTCTCCAGGAGCGATTCATGTGCCAGTGATTTCGAGTTGGACCGGTCCTATATGGAGACAAAT AATGTTCAAGATCATTCAATGCAACCGGTGGCTCAATCATCAAATGCATCTGGGACTACTCAAAGAACAAGTGACGCAGCACATTATCCTGCTTCATCAAATGCATCTGGGATTACTCAAAGAACAAGTGATGCAGTGCAATACCCTGCTTCAGAACGCAGAGATCTTCAGATGCAGATTCCTGAATCTACTTCTCGTTCTTTCAGCAATATCCCTGGAAGAGTATTGAATAATGGCCAGCGAGATGATTCTACTGCATTGCACAACAAGGGTTACCCCTTAAGACCACCCCATCCTCCTCCACCACAAGATCAATTTACCTATGTCCATGGAGATCACCGCATGAAGCCTCGATGGGATGACCCACCTGCTTCTTATTCAAGCAGATTCCGTTATGCAGACGACACGGATAGCGAATGCTTCTACAATGACCATGAAAGAATGAGGCATTACTCCTATGAACCACATGAGAACTGGAGGCTTCCACAGCCGTTCTATG GTTCTCGTTATCATGATAGAGGTAGAACATCCTATGGTCCTGTTTCTTGCGGTGGAACTCCGTGTGAACCAACAAGATTACATAGCCAGAGGTGGAGATTTCCCTCACGAGATATAAACAGTAGAAACTCCATGCCCTATAGACAACCTTATGAAGGCCCTGTGCGTGTTTCAAATAGAG AATCCccattctcttcttcttcttcttcttcaaattcagaTCACAAATCTTCGAAGAGGTGCAAAAAGATGGGGGCGTCTCAATCAGTGGCCGAGAAATCCATCCATGAATTCACTGTCAAG GATTTCAAAGGCAAAGATGTAGACCTCAGTGTCTATAAAGGGAAGGTTCTTCTTGTGGTTAACGTTGCTTCTAAATG TGGGTTTACGGATTCGAATTACTCCCAGTTGACTGACCTTTACAATCGATACAGGGATCGAG ACTTTGAAATACTGGCATTTCCATGCAATCAATTTTTGAAGCAAGAGCCCGGAACGAGCCAGGATGCCCAAGAATTTGCTTGTACAAGGTACAAGGCAGAATATCCAATCTTCCAAAAG GTACGAGTAAATGGTCCAGACACGGCACCAGTCTATAAGTTCCTCAAAGCAAATAGCAATGGGTTCTTAGGCTCCCGGATAAAGTGGAATTTCACCAAGTTCTTGGTAGACAAGGAAGGCGTTGTCATTGACCGCTATGGTCCGACCATCAATCCATCGGCAATTGAG GGTGACATCAAAAAAGCTTTGGGAGCTGCTTAA